A window of the Bacteroides thetaiotaomicron VPI-5482 genome harbors these coding sequences:
- a CDS encoding RNA polymerase sigma factor — protein MINEDKIRKACSSDRERGFRLLVDSFQEPIYNYIRRMVVSHEDAEDVLQEVFIRVFRHLDQFRNESSLSTWIYRIATNECLRLLNSRKEEVISAEDVQEELMSKLKASDYVDYEDELAVKFQEAILTLPEKQRIVFNLRYYDELEYEDIARVLDSKVETLKVNYHYAKDKIKEYILNR, from the coding sequence ATGATAAACGAAGATAAAATCCGAAAAGCTTGTTCCTCAGATCGCGAGCGGGGATTCAGGTTGCTGGTGGACAGTTTTCAGGAACCGATATATAATTATATCCGGAGAATGGTAGTGTCTCACGAAGATGCGGAAGATGTGCTGCAAGAAGTCTTCATTCGTGTATTCCGCCATTTGGATCAGTTCCGGAATGAAAGTTCGCTGAGTACATGGATCTACAGAATTGCAACGAATGAGTGTCTTCGGTTATTGAATAGTCGTAAAGAAGAAGTAATATCAGCGGAAGATGTTCAGGAAGAACTGATGAGTAAACTGAAAGCTTCTGACTATGTCGACTACGAAGATGAACTGGCTGTAAAGTTTCAGGAAGCTATATTGACTTTGCCGGAAAAGCAGCGGATCGTTTTCAACTTGCGCTATTACGATGAACTGGAATATGAAGATATCGCCCGTGTTCTGGATAGTAAGGTTGAGACACTGAAAGTGAATTATCACTATGCGAAAGATAAGATAAAGGAATATATATTAAACAGGTAA